The Pieris napi chromosome 9, ilPieNapi1.2, whole genome shotgun sequence genomic sequence tatattttttttatgtaataggaggcaaacgggtaggaggctcacctgatgttaagtgataccgccgcccatgcacactcacactgccagaaggctcgcaagtgcgtagccggcctttcaagaattggtacgctcttttcttgaaggaccctaagtcgaattggttcggaaatacttcagtgggcagctggttccacatagtggtggtgcgcggcaaaaactgccttagaaaacgctcagttgtggaacgacggacgtcaaggtgatacagatggtattttgtattttgccttgacgtccgagaaccaaactcagctgcaggtattagaccgaacaactcctctgaacactctccatggtaaatgcggtagaagatgcagagagaccccacatctctacgcaacgccaagggatcaaaccgcacggaaagtgactggtcgtcgacgattccaATCGCtcttcgttggaaaggtcaagtggaaggagctggtactggggagctcccgcccagaggtgagaacagtatTCCATGATATAAgaaagtttataaatttagtaaTAACTTATTTTCAGTGTTGCCTAACTAGGAGTAATTTCATTTTCCATTTCATTAAACATGCAAGAAATCTATCTAAATAGAAACTCCTCTAAATTTGCATCGGCGCTTAGAACATTTGCTTCTAACGTGTAAGGTCCATCTGAAATGaagaatttgtttaaaaacattgtaatttttatcaacgGACGACCACTTCATCCGTTGATActattatcaattattttgtattattccaatgattggtttttttattctttgaaatttatttcgGATACTTTTGAAAACGATTTTTTTGCATTTGATAAAATGAATGAGTCTCGCTTCGATAgtgttgtattattttatatttgtgttgCTTAATAAAAGTTAATCATCATCTAATAAGTTTCTAGACTTACCAACTGAAAACCATTGATTCTTTGGAAAGCCGGATTCTTCTCTAGAATTGGCTACTGCCGCTTTTAAAGCAAACGCTACCGAAACTGCTAAACACGTCGCTGGTTCTGCAACCGCTGTTAAACCggaataaaatagaaaaaaaaatttagcgataaattttatgaattttactATTCACTATATGAAAATCTAATATCATATCGAAGAATGAAACAGCTGTCGTACTagaaatgtaatgtaattcTTCTATAGAAAACTTAAGTAGCGCATCATGCATCGATGcaataaaaagtttaataaaacagaGCATATAACAGAGAGCAATAAAGAAGCGATTTTggtgaattaaaataataacaaaacaattcCTGTAAAAGCCGTAGCAAGTACcggtattaaaataaactttctaGTCACGATTTATTGTTAATGATAGTTGCTGATGAAAGATTCTGAAAACGaaggttattaataaaaattcaaaggtTTACCTCGCGCTCCCAGTGTTGCAACAGGATTATGATTCCTTCGAAGCTGTATTCTAAAGTCAATAGGAATATCTTTGGCTTGTGGTATGTGGTACGTCCACGTACGATCTGTTAGTATTTGCCCCGTTTCCTTATCATAGATAATGTGCTCTGATGTCCAATAGCCAAGACCCATTATGAAAGCACCTTCAATCTAGAATATTTTAAGTGTCAAAGCTTTCGGTACTGTAATGTTTTAAGAGGATCCATCAAAGCTTTGTAGCCAGTAGTGCCATAACGTAATTATTGACAAAGTGTAGTATAGTATAGTTTATAAGCCTATTTGAATAtacatatgttatatttaCCTGCCCAACATCAATCTCCGGATTAATACTAGTCCCTATATCTTCCACTAAATCAACACGAAGAACCAATGATTCTCCTGTTATAATATCTAATTCAACTTCGCTGAGACTAACCCCAGCTGATCTAATTGGATCCTGATCTGCAGTAGTAACATGATAATTTGCCTGTAGATTAACTCCTTGAGAATAAGCAGACTGTATTAATTCTTCCCAGGTAGGATTTTGCAAGGAAGTTTTAATGGGAGCCAGGCGGTCCAAAATTATCTGGCAACATTTTATAGCTCCGAAGCAAATAGATTGAGTTGTTCGACTGCCAGCAGCACAATAGGTATTCGGGGCTGATGCAACATCAactgcttttgtttttattttgtccatagaaattttaaacacaaaaGCAATGGtttgtattacttttgtaTTAATGCCTTGGCCGATTTCTACACCACCATGCTTTACTATAACACTGCCATCTCCATGATAAATTGATATGTAGATGTGATAATCTACTTGATCTGGAGCAGGCCAACTCATGATTGCGACACGGAGACCTCTTTTTTTCCATCTGTTTTCAGAATTGAATTTCTCAACTTCTTTCTTTCGTTCTGTGTATTcactgttttttaataaagtttccAGAATGTCTTTAACATCTATGAATTCCGGATTGAGGTTATTGAGGCGTACTTCTACCGGGTCGATATCTAATTCGTAGGATATTCTTTCTAACACATGCTCTGTCATACATATACCTTCAAGACTTCCTAAAATAGGATAAATTTGTagaatgtaatgtaaataaaggCATCTTTTaccaactttttaattaataacttacCTGGACTTCTTGCATAAGTGTTGCTATGTGTGTCAGTTGTAACTCTATATACACTAAAATCCCATGTGAGGTGATTGTAGCAGCTCCGAATAGCGGGTGGTATTAGGGATGAAACAAGTTCAAATTGCCCATATCCTGTATCTGAGTACACGTCATAGTTTAAGTACTGAATTTTACCATATTTGTTTACGCCTACCTAAAGAAACATAAGAATTTGAACTTAAGCAATTTTGAGAGAATAATacacaataattgtttcattttGGATAATCGATTCTAGACAAACTACTGATTATTTTGAGtacaaattatgtttaaagtgGTCAATATTTGTGACCCAGCACGTAGGTTTTGTCAGAGATAATTAAGTATAGTGGTAGTAGTATCAGTAGGTGGGTAGGTatccatatatttttattacctcgtACTGCAAATGGGCGGGTAATCTTTTTCCGACGATTCGTATATTTTCTTGAATATCCATAATAAACCTACATGGTCGGTTCAAAAGATAGGAAACGATTGAACTAGCAGTTGCCACAAGTCCAACTCTAGTTATTTTAGATCCATATGCACCGCCACATCTCGGTATTGTCACATTGATTCTAGAAAATCAgctatttatttgaaaagtaTTTTGGTTGAAGTCTAAGCAAATATaagcaaaattaattaaaggatTTTAGGGCCGGACCATTTTGATAAGTGTAGTCAATAAGGCGAAAGTCATAAGTGTTGTGATGATTCTGCGATTAGCTCATCTAAACGTTAACTTACCTACTTTGTTCGATGCCTAAAGCCGCCGAAACGACCAAATGTGTCATATCAGGGAATTGAGAAGCAGCTAATACATCAAAGGAATCATCACTTGGCTTCGTCACACAGCTCTGTGTTTCCATTGTGTAGTGATATTGCCAAAATATGTTCTCTGTTTGTTTTATGATGCATTCGATTTCAGTACCAGGCTTTTTCAGCGGCGGAATATTTTCTACAAGTGTAATCCTGCTCGGATCCTCAACTAAAACATCGCGTATATCTAATAATGGTTTTCTGTTTTCTTTCCTGTATGTAACATTCACGAGCGTTGCTGCTCTTTTTGCTATAGTTTCTGTTTCTGCCACTAATATACCAATGGGTTGGTCAAAGAAATCGATTTTACCatcagataatattttttctggtCTATAGCCCGTTACAGTTCCACTCACAAAGATGTTTGTTCCGGGTATATCTTTTGCTGTATAGAAAGCAACGACACCGGGAATTTTctggaaaataattataaagtaaaagtaaagtaaaaaaaaaatttaatcatataggtaacataatctacacttatgactcgtcagtaaagaaatacatattaatgcttctaattttacatttactgccagttcccaaatcaagggcgtagaacggaagagaagaactcgcaataaactctccgccactctttttaatcgacatttttttacacaacgtttgtaaggagctgcaaccagtacaccatgttccacatgacatatcaagtaattaataataaaaacataaattaaaaaaatagatataggTAGGTATGAACAAAGGCTTTGGAACCTTCCTTGAAATTCCCCAAAAAGAATTCtcaattacacaaaaaataaattaacgtgGGTGAAACTGTGGGGGCACAGCCCGGgagatataatttattatgataatcCTACGTAGTGACTAGGGCGATGAAGACATGTTTAAAGTTAGACTTgcttaaaaacaaagatacaATATAGCTTACAAGAGCAGGCGCAGGATCTATATGCTCGATATCTCCGCTAAAGATTTTGGCGGTTACAAACGCACAATACACTTCTTTCTGCATTGTTTCAACATCATTTACATAGATTGCTTCTCCAGAACACTGTATTAGAGCTTCGACTTTAGGCATAGGCTCATTTAAAGGCCACAATATTGGGTTAGTGTCATACACCTCTTTACCTTTAGAAAGAGGCCTATTTTTACGAAGGTCTAATGCCCCTGATAGATATCTTGGGTTTAATAATTCTGGTGGAATTATTGCCAATAAGCCCTGTAAGGATATATTTAAATGGATTAGGAAAACAATGAATAGAGCCTAAAACTCCAGCCAATGATGTATGTATAAATACATCGTGCTTCAACTGCCACATGGTAATCCTCGATTCCGCTTCTGGCatagtaaaatatacataatagtgtcataaaaactattgataaacattattgttaaatataactttgttttaaattcaattacaatttaattagaataaaaaatctcAAGATCTAGTTTCGTATATTTACGATACCTTATAAAATAGTCCTAATGCTGCTTTCTTACGAAATTCCGGTTTTTGCATTCCCTTTATTTCCTCAACCACAATTTCATCGTTAAGAATGGATAAAGCTGATTGTAACACATGATTTTCGAATAACTTTTGTCCCTTCAGATAATTTTCAGTACTGTATGCATGAGTGAAGGGTCCTGATAGACCGCCGAAAACGAGTCGGGCTGATATGACCGTTTGCTCATGTACTGGATCTAAGTCGTACAAAAATGCTGCATGTACTTGAGCTATGGCGTTTTGTGATCTTGgtattatctaaaaataattataaatacactaACTACTACAAATACTAGCAAAACAGTACTTTTACACGCATGTTACCCCATGATTAATTCCTGGGGCTTGTTATGTGTAGCACCAGTCAGTATAGCACTAGTTTTATAGTGTGAAATTGTGCATATTTAACGTTACAAAGATCGTTGTACTTGGTGATTACAATGAACTTACTTTAAAAGAAGCAAATTTATAATGTTGGGCAAGAGGTGGAACctttatttctgtaataatttttcctttcatgTCAATAGACAAGAACTCTTGAGGAGATACGTCCATTAAACCATCTGCGCTGActgaaaaatatgaaatattttgttgaatgaatttaatacttgtaaaagataaaaatatagaaagttACGgggttaattaattacaatagcAGTTTTTACTGATCTTAATAActatgaaataattgttaccTATGGTCATAATAGCTCCAATtgcttcaaataataaaaatacatccGATTGAAACGTATGATCGCGTTTTTTCAACATTAGATTTCCTGCTATGGAACCTACCTATAAAACAcgtacaatattattttataaccatCATAAAATCATTGCtttgatgttatttatttgagaCAAAGGCACATTGTTAAGATATAACTTCCATAATATGAGCCTAAAACCTCAACCTCTGAATTACGAAAAAAGAActat encodes the following:
- the LOC125052682 gene encoding indole-3-acetaldehyde oxidase-like; protein product: MDRITFSINGEACSAGSEVDSDENLNDFLRIRKNLRGTKYMCKEGGCGVCIVAVTAPDQNGHKRTFSVNSCLTSILSCQDWEITTIEGLGDRQGYHPIQRTLAEHNGSQCGYCTPGWVMNMYSLLEANNYNLTQYEIENSFGSNNCRCTGYRPILDAFKTFAKDAPKPNLTDIEDLNVVCKNKANCETPCKDWCFVSPHTKVKKIHLKDDKIWYRVYEISEIFDVFREEGVESYMLVNGNTGRGAIYIFEFPRILIDISAVEELRTHHLDQNLVIGAGTTLTDLMGIFKKMAETYEEFSYLQKLYDHLDLVAHIPVRNVGSIAGNLMLKKRDHTFQSDVFLLFEAIGAIMTIVSADGLMDVSPQEFLSIDMKGKIITEIKVPPLAQHYKFASFKIIPRSQNAIAQVHAAFLYDLDPVHEQTVISARLVFGGLSGPFTHAYSTENYLKGQKLFENHVLQSALSILNDEIVVEEIKGMQKPEFRKKAALGLFYKGLLAIIPPELLNPRYLSGALDLRKNRPLSKGKEVYDTNPILWPLNEPMPKVEALIQCSGEAIYVNDVETMQKEVYCAFVTAKIFSGDIEHIDPAPALKIPGVVAFYTAKDIPGTNIFVSGTVTGYRPEKILSDGKIDFFDQPIGILVAETETIAKRAATLVNVTYRKENRKPLLDIRDVLVEDPSRITLVENIPPLKKPGTEIECIIKQTENIFWQYHYTMETQSCVTKPSDDSFDVLAASQFPDMTHLVVSAALGIEQSRINVTIPRCGGAYGSKITRVGLVATASSIVSYLLNRPCRFIMDIQENIRIVGKRLPAHLQYEVGVNKYGKIQYLNYDVYSDTGYGQFELVSSLIPPAIRSCYNHLTWDFSVYRVTTDTHSNTYARSPGSLEGICMTEHVLERISYELDIDPVEVRLNNLNPEFIDVKDILETLLKNSEYTERKKEVEKFNSENRWKKRGLRVAIMSWPAPDQVDYHIYISIYHGDGSVIVKHGGVEIGQGINTKVIQTIAFVFKISMDKIKTKAVDVASAPNTYCAAGSRTTQSICFGAIKCCQIILDRLAPIKTSLQNPTWEELIQSAYSQGVNLQANYHVTTADQDPIRSAGVSLSEVELDIITGESLVLRVDLVEDIGTSINPEIDVGQIEGAFIMGLGYWTSEHIIYDKETGQILTDRTWTYHIPQAKDIPIDFRIQLRRNHNPVATLGARAVAEPATCLAVSVAFALKAAVANSREESGFPKNQWFSVDGPYTLEANVLSADANLEEFLFR